CGGCCGCGTTTTTTCTCCTATAGTTTAGTCAGCTGCGGCGTAATTACCTGTAATGACAGGATGCTGATGTCTGTGTTGAGGGTGGTCAGAGGGGTCCTGGACGCGCTCTGCCCCGGCCGCGCAGCGGGGTGATGCAGGCTGGAGTCCAGGGCGATCTGCAGGTCCAGGATGTAGTCGATGACATGCTGCAGGATTTCCATCTTGCTGACGTTCTTGTTCTGCGGGATGCTCGGCACCAGCTCCTTCAGCTTGGAGTAGCAGTCGTTCATGTTGTACAGCAGGCTGAGCGGGTCGTCCACCGGGGTCTTGCTCCGGGAGATTCCCAGGGGGTGCTCCGAGAAATTCGTGCCGGCTTTCCGGAAGGACCGCACGGGgcttattgctttcattctgccgGGGTTGAAGAGTTGTCGCCGGTGGGGAGGGCTTGCTTTGGCTCGGTTAttcctttttgttctgtcagacGATCAGCGCTCAGACTGGATCACCCGAACTGTCAGAGCGGGTTTTATAGGCAACAGCCTGTGCTTGTGACACGGCCGGCTCCAAGGCGCTGATTGGGCGCGGCCGCCGCGTCGCTCAGAGCGCCTCTATCCTCCCATTGGCTGATTTACGCAGCGGCGGCGCAGGTTGGAGGCGGAACCAGCGGAGGGCGCTTCAGCAGCTCCGGTGGGCAATTTGGAAAATTAAGCGCTTACCTGTTTCTGATCAAGAAAATTAATGATGGATGTCAGATGGTGAGGCTGAGGACGCGCCTGGATCTTTGCACGCAAGTTAGAAATGTGAAACTTTATTACGGAAATAAATAGGGACGtagtcataataataataataataataataataataataataataataataataataataataataataataataaagaaacactATTTGATGCAACCAACACTCATGTTTCCAGCTGTACACTCAGACGTGGAGGCATGGAGCAGTGGAGACAGGACTGGACCAGGCGCGTCTGATGACTCCTCATCAGGCCAGTCGGGACCCGGTGTGGAGGCAGGTTTGTGCGGCTGAGTCCCACAGGAGAGACTCCATCGTAggcataaacaataaaataaaaaaatactactaCTTTCATGGGAAAGGGGGGTTATTGCTGTCAGGCTTTTGGATTGACTACAATGTGCTCACgatgataaaaatgacaaatcaGTGAAGTAGCCTCACACACTTTATGGCTGTTCCTACATTATTCCCGATTTAATGCTCTAAAGCTGATGCCCAAAGTGTCCATCATCCGCAGTAGATGCCGCACTATtgggtttaattttttaatcGTTGGTGCAGAACTAAGAATCTGACTGTGCCGTTTACTATGAAAGGTGCGCAGCGATGTTCCATCGCCACGTTTTCTTTATATGCAAATAACTATCGTGCACTTTTTGTGGTCCAAATGAAAACTTCCTGAAAAGTGTCCTAATATCTGAGCGCATGAAGATGTGTTGATGGTTTCTGAAGGAGCCATTTGTTTGGTCGGAATTACGCGCTTCATTCTTCAGCTGGAGTTGACAGGGGCGCTGTGATTGCCCCCAGGGGCAGGGCAAGGCTGTTAGGATGTGCTTCAGTTCAGCTGTGATCATTACATTTGACCCAAATTAATATAGGTGTCTGTTGAAAAGATGACGAGAAGGATCGGCACCGGAATGTGACTCCAGTGGTGAAAATCTGAGACTCTGGATGTTACTTTAATGCTCTGTCTAATTCAGGACACATGTTAAACCAGGGCGGTCACGCACAACCTAAAGAAAGTCGCTGTTAGATTTGATAAGATGATTTCGAATCCAGAGAAAGACTaggaaatgaggaaaaaaagtcgaGCCAGGCACCATCTGTGCCACCTTTTTACGCGCAGCTTCTCCTCCcgtttttttatgcatttccaAACATAATCTGGATCTCCCGCAGTCTGCGTCCACATCTGCTGCGAGAGATGTTTCCCATTTTCTCTCCTTCTTCCCGTCGTCCCCGCAGCTGTGAACCCATTTCTCTGACTGATGCCTGACGGACGGACTGACAGACAGAGACGCGGTGAATTGGCGCAAGAGCACGTCGGCGCGGAGCTGAGCGCGCCGCAGCCTCCGCTCTGCTCCTCGTCCTCCCTCTTCTCCTCCtgctcccctctctctctccgccTTTGGAGCAGACTCTCTGGCGCCGTGACGTCAGCCCATTCACGGCAGCCCTCCAGCCAAGCCCTCGCGGCGCCGCTCGGGCGGTTTCCATGGAGGTCACGGGGTTTCAGGGGGCGGTCCTCAGCTGATCAACCCGGGAAGGAGCCCCTAAAACTCCGGTCCGGACGGGTTCGCCGGGTCCTCTTGATGCCTTCAGAACTTCCAGTCACACAGAAATCTAACCTGGGGGGTCTCTAGGAACACAGTGGGGGGCTTTAATGATCTCAGGGACACACCAGGGTTTCAGGAGATGTTATAAAATTTAGGTCCCAATGATGAACAAACATCATCATCCTTaggagttgtttttttaaacaatccgAAAGTCTAAATTCATGATTAAGAGTCCTTTTAAACTCTAAATGTACTGATGGCCCTTTGAGCTTGCTTTAGCGCTGCGGTCTGTGATTTAGAAATACTGTAAATCTCATCATTTATAACCTGATTATGTAATTCCAGGGTGAGGCCAGGAGTCATTGGGTAGAGGTGCAGCAGATTTGGCCCTCATCCAGTCATCCCAAACCAAAGGTGGCGCCACTAAATCCAGTCCAACTCAGGTGCAGTAAGGCTGTTTCACCTCCTGTCCATCATTCTCTGAATGACCTGAGTATTAAATTAGTAGTTAAGCAGGCCTACAGTTGCAGTCCAGCTGATCCCCAGAATACTTCCAGGATGTCGTATTTAAAGCCTATTACTTTGACCGCTAATATAATACTACTGTATTACATACATGATGGAAAATCCAAATGTTCTATAAATGAAGTATATTTAGTTTTCACGAAGGCACAATTGGTTTTATTCATAGCTAAACTAGCCTAGAATTGACACGCGAGTCTGAAGCAGGATGGATAACTTATAAAAACTTGAGTCATGTAAGTTTGTTGAAAGTTTCTCATTTCTGAGAGGGACATTAACTATTACCTGCATTAAGGGGGAGAAGTACGGATAACCCTCAGCAATGGGAACCAGACTTATTTAGCTGATAACGAATGCAACAAATGTCATAGTTGTCCATAATTAACATTTGACCCGAAATGGACTAATGTGAAATCTTCAATGTTTTCCATCAGATCAAAGACGCACACAGATCC
This Fundulus heteroclitus isolate FHET01 chromosome 19, MU-UCD_Fhet_4.1, whole genome shotgun sequence DNA region includes the following protein-coding sequences:
- the id2a gene encoding DNA-binding protein inhibitor ID-2a, with translation MKAISPVRSFRKAGTNFSEHPLGISRSKTPVDDPLSLLYNMNDCYSKLKELVPSIPQNKNVSKMEILQHVIDYILDLQIALDSSLHHPAARPGQSASRTPLTTLNTDISILSLQSPELPSELLTDDSRTLHR